The DNA sequence TCTCCCTCGGCGCGCGGACCAGGTGCGGCGAGATCCGCTTCGTGCGGCCCTCGAACTGGCCCTGGTGGAAGAAGCGCAGGCCCGGCGAGAGAAAGGTGACGATCGCGGCGGCCTCCCGCATGCCCGTGGGAAAGCTCGCGGCCGCGCGCGGCTCGTCGTGGTTTTCCATGAACCGCGCCAGCCGGATCTGGTAGTCGAGGCCGGCGCACAGGTGCTCGCGCACCGGGCGCGCGTGCCCCTCCCGCAGGCGGTCGTAGAGCCGCTTGTCGTAGGCGTAGTCGAAGCCCTGCTGGAGCATGGTCCACTCGAGATCCCAGTACACCTCGGCCATGAAGCGGAATCCGGGCGCGCGCTCCCGCACCCGCCGCGTCGCCTCCGGCCAGAAGAGCGGCGCGCGCCGGCCCCACGTGCGCTCGAAGACGTCGGGGAGCGCCAGCATCGCCATGTCGCAGCGTACCCCGTCGCACTGGCCGCCGATCTTCAGCAGGTCGCCGATCATCGCGGCCTGGGTGGCCGGATTGGAATAGTCGAGCTGCAGCGTGTCCGGCCAGCCGTCGAAGTAGGGGTCGCGTCCGTGGGCGATGATCATCGTCCCGCGCTTCCGCTGGACCCGGATGTAGTTCTGCGGCGCCTTGTCGAGATCCGCCTCGCTTCCCGCGACGTAGTACTCCGGGTGGTCCTCGACCCAGGGATGGTCGAGGGCGGTGTGATTCGGAACGAAATCCAGCATGAGCCGGAGGCCGCGCGCCCTGAGCCGCTCACGCATCCGCGCCAGCGCCGCGTCGCCGCCCAGAGCGGGCGACACCGTGTAGCCGGTGATGGCGAAGCCGGAGCCGGCGATGTCCTCCTCGCGGAGATCGGCCAGCGTGGCCTGGAACTCGCGGCGCCACTCGGGGTTCTCGCGCGAGATCCGCCGGCCCGCCGGGCCCGTGCTCCACACGCTGAGCAGCCAGATCCAGTCGGCGCCCAGGCCGGCCAGGCGATCCAGCTCGGTGTCCGGCACGTCGTCCAGCGTGGCGGGCCGGCCCCGCGAGCGCGACAGGTCGGTCAGCCAGACGCGCGTGTTGATCTGATAGAGCGCGGGGTGCCGCGGCGCGCCCACGTCACGTGCTCCGCGCCGCGGGGGCGCGCGCGGCGCGATTGCGGGACGCCGGCTCCGTCTCCAGCACCCCGGCCACCTTGCCCTGGTCGAGGAACTCGGCGCTGGTGCTGGTGGCGAAGAGATGCAGGCCCCGCGCAATGAGGCCGGTCCACCCGGTCTGGTGGCTCGCGCCGAGCCCCGCGCCGTTGTCGCCGTGGAAGTACTCGTAGAAGAGGAGGAGGTCGCGCCAGTGCGGGTCGTCCTGGAACTTGCGCGCGCCGCCGTACACCGGCCGCCGCCCGGTCGCGTCGCGGAGGAAGATGCTGGCCAGGCGCCCCGAGATCTCCTCGGCCACCCCGTACAGGTTCATCTTCCGTCCCGAGCCGGTCGGGCACTCGATGGTGAACGCGTCACCGTAGTACATGTGGTACTGCAGCAGGGCCCGGATGATCAGCCCGTTCACCGGCATCCAGATCGGCCCGCGCCAGTTGGAGTTGCCCCCGAACATCCCGCTGTCGGATTCGGCGGGCAGGTACGACACCCGGTACTCCTGGCCGCCGCTGCGGAACACGTACGGGTGCTCGGCGTGATAGCGCGACAGGGCCCGGATGCCGTACGGGCTGAGGAACTCCTTCTCGTCGAGCATGGTCTGAAGGACGCGCCGCAGCCGCGTCTCGTCCAGCACCGCGCCGAGGCGCCGGCCCCCGTGGCCGGTCTTGAGCGGGTCGTGGATGAAGGCGCGCAGCTCCTCGCGCTTCTTGAAGAAGCGCTGCACCTGGGCGGTCAGGTGCGGCTGCCGCTCGAGATAGCCGCCCTCGAAGACGGTGACCGCGCACAGGGGCAGCAGCCCGACCATCGAGCGCACTTTCAGGCGCTCGGCCCGGCCGTCGGGCAACCGGAGGACGTCGTAGAAGAAGCCGTCCTCCTCGTCCCACATCCCCGCCCCCTCGCCGGCCCGCATCAGGGCGTTGGCGATCCACAGGAAGTGCTCGATGAACTTCAGGGCCATGTCGAGATACGCGGGCTTGTGGACGGATAGCTCCGTGGCGATCTCGATCATGTTCTGGCAGAACAGCGCCATCCACGCGGTGCCGTCCGCCTGCTCCAGGTAGCCGCCGGTGGGCAGCGGCGCGCTCCGGTCGAACACCCCGATGTTGTCGAGGCCCAGGAAGCCGCCCTCGAACGCGCTGTTGCCGTCGCGGTCCTTGCGGTTCACCCACCAGGTGAAATTCATCGCCAGCTTCTGGAAGGCGCGCTCCAGCCAGTCCACGTCGCCCGCGCCCCGTCGGACGCGCTCGAGCGTGTAGGTGAAGATGGTGGACCAGGCGTGCACCGGCGGATTGACGTCGCCGAAGTTCCACTCGTAGGCGGGCAGCTGGCCGCTGGGATGCTGGTAGGGCGATTCGAGCATCAGATCCAGCTGCTGCTTGCCGAAGTCCTCGTCCACCAGGGTCAGGGCGATGACGTGGAAGGCCAGGTCCCAGGCCGCGTACCAGGGGTACTCCCACTTGTCCGGCATCGAGATGACGTCGGCGTTGTACACGTGGTGCCACTGCGCGTTGCGGGGCAGATCGCCGCTCGGCAGCCGGAACGGGTCGACGTTCCGCTCCGCGAGCCAGCGATCGACGTCGTAGTAGTAGAACTGCTTGGACCAGAGCATGCCGGCCAGCGCCTGGCGCATCACGTTGGCCTCGTCGGCGTCGAGCGCCTTCGGGATCACCGTGGCGTAGAAGTCGTCCGCCTCCTTCCGGCGCGCCACGAAGGTGGCGTCGAACCCGCGGCCGAACGGATCCGCGGCCGCCCCGCCCTGAAGCCTGAGGCGGACCGTGCGCGACTGGCCCGCGCCCACCGTGAGCTCGTACTGGGCGGAGGCCTTCGTGCCCTGCTGCTCGGGGTTCACCGACTCCCGGCGCCCGTGGACGACGTAGCTGTCGATCCCGTCCTTCACGAAGGGCGTGGCGTTCGCGGTGTGGAGCAGGCGCTCGGCGTTGGTCTCGTTCTCGGTGAAGAGGAGCGGGACGGCGCCCTCGCAGGACAGCACGTACTCCCCGAGGTCGGGATGCGAGGCGCCGACCACGCCCGGCGCGGTCTGGCGGAGGACCGGACGCGCGGTCGCGTCGTCCCCCGACCAGGTGTTGCGGAACCAGAGCGTCGGCAGCACGGTCAGGGCCGCCGGCTCGGGGCCGCGATTCTCGACGGTGATCTGGACCAGGAGGTCGCGCGGCGCCGCCTTGGCGTACTCGACGAAGACGTCGAAATACCGGTCGCCGTCGAACACGCGCGTGTCGAGCAGCTCGTACTCGAGGTCGGCGCGGGTGCGACGCCGGTTGGTCTCCACCAGGTCCCGGTA is a window from the Candidatus Methylomirabilota bacterium genome containing:
- a CDS encoding alpha-amylase family glycosyl hydrolase codes for the protein MGAPRHPALYQINTRVWLTDLSRSRGRPATLDDVPDTELDRLAGLGADWIWLLSVWSTGPAGRRISRENPEWRREFQATLADLREEDIAGSGFAITGYTVSPALGGDAALARMRERLRARGLRLMLDFVPNHTALDHPWVEDHPEYYVAGSEADLDKAPQNYIRVQRKRGTMIIAHGRDPYFDGWPDTLQLDYSNPATQAAMIGDLLKIGGQCDGVRCDMAMLALPDVFERTWGRRAPLFWPEATRRVRERAPGFRFMAEVYWDLEWTMLQQGFDYAYDKRLYDRLREGHARPVREHLCAGLDYQIRLARFMENHDEPRAAASFPTGMREAAAIVTFLSPGLRFFHQGQFEGRTKRISPHLVRAPRETVDATIERFYGKLRTVLAQPVVRDGQWRLLECAAAWDGNGTWDGFIAWSWEMPDGPRRLVVVNYAGHQGQCYVRLPFPDLEGRSVSLRDLMSPARYDRHGGELLSRGLYLDLPSWGYHVFDVGRA
- a CDS encoding glucosidase — its product is MDAERQRLEEARAGQAPWKQWGPYLSERQWGTVREDYSPNGDAWNYLSHDQARSRAYRWGEDGLGGISDDRQLLCFALALWNGKDPILKERLFGLTNSEGNHGEDVKEYYFYLDSTPTHSYMKYLYKYPQAAFPYRDLVETNRRRTRADLEYELLDTRVFDGDRYFDVFVEYAKAAPRDLLVQITVENRGPEPAALTVLPTLWFRNTWSGDDATARPVLRQTAPGVVGASHPDLGEYVLSCEGAVPLLFTENETNAERLLHTANATPFVKDGIDSYVVHGRRESVNPEQQGTKASAQYELTVGAGQSRTVRLRLQGGAAADPFGRGFDATFVARRKEADDFYATVIPKALDADEANVMRQALAGMLWSKQFYYYDVDRWLAERNVDPFRLPSGDLPRNAQWHHVYNADVISMPDKWEYPWYAAWDLAFHVIALTLVDEDFGKQQLDLMLESPYQHPSGQLPAYEWNFGDVNPPVHAWSTIFTYTLERVRRGAGDVDWLERAFQKLAMNFTWWVNRKDRDGNSAFEGGFLGLDNIGVFDRSAPLPTGGYLEQADGTAWMALFCQNMIEIATELSVHKPAYLDMALKFIEHFLWIANALMRAGEGAGMWDEEDGFFYDVLRLPDGRAERLKVRSMVGLLPLCAVTVFEGGYLERQPHLTAQVQRFFKKREELRAFIHDPLKTGHGGRRLGAVLDETRLRRVLQTMLDEKEFLSPYGIRALSRYHAEHPYVFRSGGQEYRVSYLPAESDSGMFGGNSNWRGPIWMPVNGLIIRALLQYHMYYGDAFTIECPTGSGRKMNLYGVAEEISGRLASIFLRDATGRRPVYGGARKFQDDPHWRDLLLFYEYFHGDNGAGLGASHQTGWTGLIARGLHLFATSTSAEFLDQGKVAGVLETEPASRNRAARAPAARST